A region of the Roseiflexus sp. RS-1 genome:
GCCCCGATGCCGACTGACTGATAGATCAAGGCGACCAGCGCGTACATCCACACGTCAGACTGTCCGGACTCTAGAAGCCAGTAGACTTTCATGAGCCAGTAGGTCGGAAGCAACCCAAATGCCAGTTCCCAGGGCGACTGAATGAAAAAGGCGAAGGTCGGGAGCAGCAGCACAATGCCGGAAAGTTTGATCAGCGCAAAGCCTTGAACCTTGTTCTGGGCGAATGCCGCCAGATAGAGGGCGAACAACGGTGCAAGCGGGGCGGCAACGATGCCGATGATCAGGATATGCGTCAGCGGCAGCGCGCTCAACCCGGAAAGCGGGAAGATCACGAGGATCATGACGGACGTTAACACAACCGGGATAGCGATGCGGTAGGCGAGATACTGGTTTGTGGAGAGCGGAGTCACCTGGAGAGCGATCAGCGTCTGATCGTCTTTTTCGTCGAGCAGCAAAAATCCGATCACCGTGCCGAAGATAACCGGTGTCATCACAACGAAGAAATACGCCAGCAGCGCCGGGTAGTACAGCGTCAGATCGAAGGCATATCGCTCGATCAGGCGCGCAGTGAGGGGCGGCAACCCCCAGCGCAACACAAGCGCCCCGATCATCGGTATGACGATCATCCACGATAGAAGACCATCGCGGCGCACGCCGCGCGTATCTATCGGACCCAGAGCGCGCAATGTCTGAATGATGCTCATGGTTTTCGAACTCCTTCCTTCGCTATCACGAAGCGATAAAAAGCGCGCTGACCGGCAATAGCGCCAATGCCGACCCATAGAGCAGTGTACAGGATAGCATACGCCATCTGCCAGGCAGGCAGGGGCGTATAGGCGGCGTGGATCAGCAACAGCGGCGCCTGCAACGGGTGCAGATAGAGACTCCAGTGTCGCCACAGATCGAAATAGGAGAGCAGGGGCAGCGAGAATCCCAGCGTCCACAGCGCGGAAGGCATCAAGAATTCCGTGATGGAGTCGTAGCGTGAGACGACGAAAAAGCCGTAGAACGCATAGAGCGCCACGAAACCGGCAATACCCAGCAGCATCCAGAACCAGTTGAACGCGGGTCCGCTGACGATCAGGATCAGCGCCAGCGACTCAATCACCGAAAGCACGAACAGACTGACGACTTTGGCAAGCAGGTACTCCTGATCGCGCAGAGGGGTCACAATTTGGGCTTCGAGCACGCCTTCACTTTTTTCGAGCAGAACGATGCCTGCCATAAAGTAGAAGGCGTTGATCACCAGGTTTTCAAGCAGAAGGGGCGGCCACCAGATCGACCAGTCCACTTCACCGATTTGACGCAACACAAGCGCCATCAGTACCACGACAAAAGCCGAGACCAGATAGAAGCCGTTACGGTACTGGCGAACCATGTCCCAGTACAGGGTATGAGCGAAGCGTTTCATGCGAGACTCCGTCCCGTCACCTGAATGAAGATATGCTCCAGGGTCGCCTCCTGGGTATGAATCGTCTGCACCGGACAACGCAGGGTGGCGAGGAAATCGGGGTTATCCGCCAACCCATCGATGGGAAAATCACAGGTTGCAGTGCGACCGTTCACCAGATATTCCACCCGCACCTCTTTGCGCCCGTAGCGCAGTTTGAGGGCGCGCGGCGAATCGATCAGGCTAATGCGCCCGTCTACGATGAATGCCACCCGGTCACACAGTTCATCGGCAATCGCCATATCGTGCGTTGTCAGGAAGATCGTTCGCCCGGCGGCCTGCTGCGCCTTGATCAGGTCTTTGATGCGGCGAGCGTTGACCGGATCGAGACCGGCGGTCGGCTCATCGAGAAAGAGGAGTTTCGGATTGTGCAGCAGCGCCCGCGCCAGGTTCAGACGGATTTTCATGCCCTTGGAAAACTGTGAGACCAGCAGGTTGCCATCTTCTTCCAATCCCACCATCTCCAGCAATTGTTCTGGCGGAACGGTCGGATTACGATAGAGACGGCTAAAATACCGCAGATTTTCGAGTGCGGTCAATTTGCCATAGTGGTTGGGCAGTTCGAAGCTGACGCCGACATACTCGTAGAAATCATTGTTCCAGGTGCGCAGGTCTCGTCCGAGAACGTCAACCCTGCCCGAAAAGTTGCGCAACAGGCGGATGAGAATCTTCTGCGTTGTGGATTTTCCCGCGCCACTGGGTCCGAGAAAACCGAAGATCTCGCCTGCCTGAACGTCAAAACTCAGATCTCGAATGGCGGGCGTGTCAGCGCCGGTGTAGGTGAAACTCAGATGTTCGACGGTGATCATAAGACATCATCAAGATTTAGTGATATACTATTTTTGTACAATCTGAAAATGGAGAAAAACGATGTGTAAGTATCGATCCATTATCGAAAATCCGGAGAAATTACGCTCTATGACCGGACTGACCGTTGAAGAGTTCCACGCGCTGGTTCCGATCTTCCACGCCGCATTTGAAGCGTATATGAAACGTCGCACGATTGATGGCCGCGTCCGATATTGTCGTCGCTACGTCTCGTATGCAAACTCGCCGCTTCCGACAACAGAAGATAAATTGCTCTTTATTTTGACCTACTTAAAACAAAACCCAACGCAAGTGATGCACGGACACCTCTTTCAAATGAGCCAATCAAACGTAAGCAAATGGGTGCATCTTTTGCACGGAGCGCTGAACTATGCGCTTTCACAGCAAAATCTCCTGCCTGCGCGCACTGCCGACGACCTGGCGAGGCGATTGCAGGAAGAACCGTCGTGTGAAGAACCGTCGTGTGAAGAACCGTCGTGTGAAGAACCGTCGTGTGAAGAACCGTCGTGTGAAGAACCGTCGTGTGAAGAACCGTCGTGTGAAGAACCGTCGCATGCGACAAAAGCGCCCCCCTTTTTATCCATGACGGCGTAGAACGTCCCATTCGCCGTCCAAGCGACAAAGTCGACCGGGAGTTGTATTACAGCGGTAAGAAGAAACGACATACGCTTAAGAACGTTCTCATCATTGATGAGTTTGGCTCTATTCACTTTTTGAGTGACACCTACGAAGGAAGGGTCCACGATAAATGTATTGCGGATGAAGCGGGATACACCCTTCCAAACGCGAGCATTCTCTATCAAGACGCCGGATTTCAAGGATTTACCCTGCCTGGCGTCCAGATTATGCAGCCAAAGAAGAAGCCGCGCAATGGAACCCTCACGCCGCAGGAAAAGGAGGAAAACCGGCGTATCTCATCCGTTCGCGTTCGTATTGAACATGTTATCGGCGATATCAAGCGGTATCGAATCATTCACGACATTATCCGCTTCAGTTGTTCCGAATTTCGGGATATGGTCATGGAAACATGTTGCGGGCTGCATAACTTCCGAATTTGGCTGAAACGCAAAAAGCAGTCCAAAAATCAAAACGAATCTTGATGAAGTCTATAGGTTACTTCTTTCGCAGTCCTGTTTCCAGGATCGTGATGACCTGAAGGATGATCTGACGAATTTCGTCCTGGTTGAGAGCATCCGCACCTCTGGCGAGCAGTTGTGACGGAGAGATGTCAAACCGCTGCATCAGGTATTGGCCAAGTTCCGTGAAGACGGCATTGAGCACAAACGCAGCAGTATCGACATCGATCTGAGGATCGAATGTTCCGTCGACGATGCCGGATTGCACCAGATCCCGGAAGTAGGCATAACCTCCACGTCGGATCATGGTCAGCGTCTCCTCCGGCAGGGGTACATCATCGAACAGAGCTTTGTACGCGATGTGCGCCAGTCGCGGATTATGGAACTGAAATTGCATCCCCGCGTCTACCAGCCAGCGCAGATGCGCAAACGTGTCAACAGGCGGTTCAGGCGGCGGTTGACGCAG
Encoded here:
- a CDS encoding ABC transporter permease → MKRFAHTLYWDMVRQYRNGFYLVSAFVVVLMALVLRQIGEVDWSIWWPPLLLENLVINAFYFMAGIVLLEKSEGVLEAQIVTPLRDQEYLLAKVVSLFVLSVIESLALILIVSGPAFNWFWMLLGIAGFVALYAFYGFFVVSRYDSITEFLMPSALWTLGFSLPLLSYFDLWRHWSLYLHPLQAPLLLIHAAYTPLPAWQMAYAILYTALWVGIGAIAGQRAFYRFVIAKEGVRKP
- a CDS encoding ABC transporter ATP-binding protein, coding for MITVEHLSFTYTGADTPAIRDLSFDVQAGEIFGFLGPSGAGKSTTQKILIRLLRNFSGRVDVLGRDLRTWNNDFYEYVGVSFELPNHYGKLTALENLRYFSRLYRNPTVPPEQLLEMVGLEEDGNLLVSQFSKGMKIRLNLARALLHNPKLLFLDEPTAGLDPVNARRIKDLIKAQQAAGRTIFLTTHDMAIADELCDRVAFIVDGRISLIDSPRALKLRYGRKEVRVEYLVNGRTATCDFPIDGLADNPDFLATLRCPVQTIHTQEATLEHIFIQVTGRSLA
- a CDS encoding IS5-like element ISRfsp3 family transposase (programmed frameshift), whose protein sequence is MCKYRSIIENPEKLRSMTGLTVEEFHALVPIFHAAFEAYMKRRTIDGRVRYCRRYVSYANSPLPTTEDKLLFILTYLKQNPTQVMHGHLFQMSQSNVSKWVHLLHGALNYALSQQNLLPARTADDLARRLQEEPSCEEPSCEEPSCEEPSCEEPSCEEPSCEEPSCEEPSHATKAPPFFIHDGVERPIRRPSDKVDRELYYSGKKKRHTLKNVLIIDEFGSIHFLSDTYEGRVHDKCIADEAGYTLPNASILYQDAGFQGFTLPGVQIMQPKKKPRNGTLTPQEKEENRRISSVRVRIEHVIGDIKRYRIIHDIIRFSCSEFRDMVMETCCGLHNFRIWLKRKKQSKNQNES
- a CDS encoding TetR/AcrR family transcriptional regulator, whose amino-acid sequence is MPTETFFNLPEEKRSRLLDVLLDEFSQNDYDNVSIARITERAGIAKGSFYQYFADKKDCYLYLMQLAIEEKTNFLRQPPPEPPVDTFAHLRWLVDAGMQFQFHNPRLAHIAYKALFDDVPLPEETLTMIRRGGYAYFRDLVQSGIVDGTFDPQIDVDTAAFVLNAVFTELGQYLMQRFDISPSQLLARGADALNQDEIRQIILQVITILETGLRKK